TAACCAAGTTCACTTTATATTTCTTCAAAGAGGCTAGGCATCAAACCTTATTTACCGTTAACACTTATTGAAATAGTCTTCAAGACTCCAAGTTCAAGTTTCAGTCAAAGTGAAAATGTACAGAAAAAATAAGAGGAAAGAAACTGTTTCTTGGTATGCAGTACAACACATCATTCAAGTACATCCTATAAATTAGCAATATGATCCAAATGGAGAAGCATAAGATAGATACCGATGGCCATGAATATTTATATGGAGAAGTTAGGCATAACAGAGATAAGAATGGCATTCAAATGgtatatgaaaaaaaaagaaaatggtaaGAGCTTTATATTATACATCATGTTTTCCCGACATTCAAATTCAACTTGAAAGAAATGAAGTTCTTGCTACAGCTTCTATGTTGCTCTTGCTTCTTTTTCATCAAGTCCAAAAAGGACAAACACAAGGAAGGCAAAAGTGACCAACACAACCAATTATGCCTGCCAAAATTTCACTGCGAAAACATGATTGGGACCTATGGTGGTTTGCTCATTGCTCCTTTAATCTTCTCATTCCTTTATGGATGAATCTATCATGTATTGTAACTAACTTTACATGTTAATTGTTATCAAGTGAAGTCCTTGGTTTGATGATGCCTTCTCCTCTACTGTCATGAGCATATTAAGAAAATATCATTTCTCTCTTTGATTACTTTCTATGATCATCTGGGAGCAAATCCATTTCTCGCATTTGATATTCAACTGAAACCAGACCAATCTGAGAAAGAAACCTGCAGGGATAATCCAACGATTCACCTTTAGGAAGTGTACAAAGTAAAATGTTTCCATTAGCTACTTGACTCTAATCATCTGATTTTCTTTTTCCAATATTAAAGCGCAAATCAAATGCATCCCATGAATTACTTctatgaagttcaaaaatgaaatAAACAAAATTCCTTTTCTATATGTTTTGCTGTTTTTTTTGCCCATTTACGGGTTTTTTAGCTATGCGCCTAGCAAAAGAAAATTTGGGATAGGCTCTTATGAAGTCTGTGCCCTTCAAAACCGGACATGAAAATTTCCTCTCATCCAGCTCATAAATGAACCATGTTCATGTGTAAATGCCCCCTAGTCACACTTCAGAAGCACAACCCAGAAGCATCCAAGTGTAAGTCTTTCTTTCTCTAACCTTTCGTGTAACACCTGGCTTCTTATTAAATGGTTGAACTAACGTGAAATTACATGGAATCAAAAAACCACCAAGGCAAAATTCAAGAATACCCAGAAGTAAAGTCAGATAATAGAAGGCTTTTTATTCCAATATCCAAGAAAAATAACTAATTCTCTAATAGCCCAACTAACATTTAAGGTACAATCAAAGACAACTTCATTTAGTTCTCTGCTTACCGTTAACCAAAACAATGCTGAACTCCAGTCACACAATTAATAGACATCATATCCAAGGTTTCATAATGCAGAGACAAAGGCAGCACTGCTGAGTGGCTAAAcagctttttatttaatttgaaaagtCAATTGAGGGCATTAGTATTCTAGAAAGTCACCACAGAGACCTGTTTAGACAGCACAAGGCAATGTGAAACTTTAAATTATTGGGTGACTGGGCAATAAAAACTTATCATTGGAGGTATCACACACTATATAATTAACATATACATGTAACAAAGAGAAAATCCAATGTTTTAACCCTTAACCCAACCTGATTTTCAATCTTTACTCAATACTAGTCAATATCTAAAAACTGCGTATACGCTTGAGGAGAATTAGTATCCAAAATGCATATCACGCATCATTTCTCCATCTCTCCAGCACTACAATGAAGACTGAGAAACATCTGGgatttgaaaatttcaaagctATGAATGTTCGTAAGTCAGGCATGGTTCATGCAGCAAAGAAATTGAACACTAATATCTAGCATGTTGATGAGTTCATGTTTGCTGCACTTTTTAAGCTCTAAGTAACATATCAGCAGCCAAAATTATGCCTTTCAGCTCCAGAAAGAGTTTATCAATCTTATTGACATTGTCCTTAACACCTCACAGACACAAGCCTCAAACAGATAAAGCACTAAAATGAGAGACATTCCCTGACGCAATTGTGCTTCCATAGCCTAACATTGATATGCATAAATGGCCAATTTTCAGCTTATTAGCATAAAACAACAAACCACTTCTTTATTAAAGGTCTACATTCCTGTGGTGATTTGTCAAGTAATGCTTCTTGGATCAAGTTGGCTAACCTTAACCTCAGAGGACCTTGCAAGGACTATATTTCCAACCTGCAAGTATTTAACTACTCAAGATGATATTTTTAATCAACCATCCAACAGGCGTTGTTCGGCAGAATTCTCCTAATGTGTTAGTAAAAGTATGACATCTATCACTTACCAGGAAAAACAAAAACATGGATAAGGTTGGGCTAGCATTCTGGTCCAGAATTAAAACAAAACATGGTCAAAATAAAGTTCCACCCTAACAGCGGAAGAAAGAACAGTGAGAAGTATACAAACACATGCCTAATTCATTCAATTAACAGAAGCTAGTAAAAAAATGAGATCTGTTAGAGAAGAATTACTTTACCAGCTAAGAAGCAAGAAGAGGGTGGCAGCTATTAGAACAAGAAACCCAACATGAAGTATCAAAGAAGAGTCACTTGAAGAGAAGGCTAAGCCAAGCATCACAGCAAGGCAAGAACCCAGCATCAGAAACGCTGATTTCAGTGTATTCCTTGTAGGACCCTGAACATTAAACAACAAAAAGATTCTTCATTTACTCGAGTTCAAGATGAGTGACCACATCTACACTCCGATAAATATAAGCTTCAGAAGTAGCACTAACGTTAACACCAGGAGCTAGCGCTCCTAATAAGACTGCTTTTGCTGGCGATACGTCCAATTGCTTATTCTCCATTTTAAGCTTCGAGGAGATCTGTGACTGCGAGTAAAATTTCAGAAGAACAGAGTGGTGCAGCTGAAGGGGAAGTTGAATTGGGCGATTCTGAATGGATTTATTTTGCCCGTTTGGACTCGAATGGCTTCTCCAAAaactatttttcatatataatataatataaatttgtatattaactggtaatattttttaaaatatatttttataaataattatatcagAAATATAATTATTCTCATTCAtggaatattttttatttttgttatttttagcATGGAGGGTGTGAAAAATAATTATGAATGCTTTAATAAATGTTAAATAATGTTACCAATGTTAAAATCTCTCTCTAAAATGTTAATTGAATTGTTACTGAAATAATCCTCCTAATTAATTATCATGAATTCATTAGAGTTTCCAAAACACATTAATGGCTTTCGATTTTCGCCCAAGTATTATATCATATTTTTATTAAAGTTAATCCACACTAAGATCAACTTGAATTTTTTagtgatttaaattttaaaaaatgattaataaatttattaacttacccatataatatgtttacaaaatttcaagtaaattaaatatttgaatGCATTATGCAAATAGCACTGCAATAATGAGATTTAGTTAAGTGAtcataaaatcatatttattgaAAATATTTAAGGGATAGAATTTTCACATAGTCTAAAAACATATAAGTAGAAATAGtccataaatttaaatattaaaaaattacaaaaatttaaaaactattatttttaactttttttagtTGAATGTGGGGTTAAACCTATGGATATATGTTTCGAAGGATTCTTACTTTGAGCAACCTGGATCTCTAACAATTTTCAATGCTATAAAATATCAAGTTGAAATCCCAATTGAAATCGTATTTGATTAGGAAGGGATGATAAAAAATTTCCACAATGTTGATCACAAGATCAATACACagcagaaattttttttttttcctatgtaCTTTCTTAAGCTCTTCTTTCCAActaataatttattatacaatatGTGTACGCATACCCATTAACAGACAAGTAAACCTATGCAAATGGACAACTTGCGGCGGATGAAGATCGGATCCAATGAAAGATATGCAGCTATGTAAAATGCTCATATTTGGTtagatcaaattttcaacttcccATATACGTAGGGCCTCTCAATGTGGGATCTTGCTGGAGCAACCATTCTTTCTCCTTTAGATACTGCAGAAGAGGCTCAGGCTCATTCACCGCACCACACCCATGAGGCCTTGGTCTTTGATAACCAGGATAGAGCTTCTCCCTTCTGTAGTCAACAGTACCATAAACAGAAGGAAAACCTGAGTGTAATGGTGGCCTCTCCTCATAAATCAATGGATTAATAGCAGCCAAAGGGGCTCCAAATTGATCAAAAAGACCAGACCTAGACGTATCATGACCATAAAAGTTTCCAGTGTTCACAGCGACGTATGAATGCACTGGCCGTGCATGATTCGTGGTTCGCTCAAGATTGTGATTTTCCCTGTATTGACGAAGCCATTCAGAAGAAGTCATTCGGCGCACTGGTGGATATCCATCCATTAGACCAGGAATACCAAGACCATAATCAAGCGGCTGATGAGAACCTGGCCAATTTGAATAGTTGCTCACTTGTGATGCATCAAAGAAATTGTTTGTTCTGTTGATGTTTCCTGAGCCATCGTAGTCATAGAAGGTAGATTGAATTCCATTAAACCAACTAGCATCATCAGGCAAGAATGGAGCAGAAGGCAATAGAGCTGAATAAGCAGAAGAGTTACGCATGGTCTCAGCTTCATGCCCTGAACTAGTGACAGAATTCTCAGAATCACTGATGGAGAGATCATTGAGGGATGCAGATGCAATTTCCTCAAAAGGCGGCATTTTATTCATCTCTCTCTTCCCTTCTGCTCTATCATTTTTCAAAGTTCCTCTATTAAGGACCCAAGCATTGAGTGAGGGTGGTCCAGCAGCAATGGAGGTGCTGAAAGGGGGAGGCCCAGAGGAAGAGATAGAGGCTTCTGAAAATGGGAGTGCTACAGCATCCTTTACAAGAGGCTCCTGCTGTTGCAATGGCTTGCGCCTGAAATTTGTGAGATCAGAATGGAAAGCTGAAGGATCACCATGGGCCTGATTTTGAGCTATTAACAGTGAAGTTGCACGTCGCAAGCACTCATCAGCAGGCACTATCAGGTCCGCTCTATCTTCCGAAGTTGTTTGATCATTAGCTGATATAGCACTATAAAGTGGGGCAGAATTGTATCTTGTGAGAGGCTTGAAAAGAATGACTTCTTCCTCCTCCATGGCAACAGATTTGCTATTCACATGAGAGTTACTTGGTTTCTCCTCAATCTTCTCAGCTTCCTCTGTCACTTTGTGAATATGCTGACCAGACTCTTTCTCTTCCACAGTACCAGGGAACTCCACCTTTTCAGTTTCTTTTCTGTTTGGAAATTTATTCGACTCTGGTACATGAAATTTTCTACCAGATTTATCATAGCAGATCCAATTCCTATTACTATTTGATCTGTCTGCAATCTTGATTGCAGCATTAATAATGCGCTGAGCACGGCATTCAGTTCCACATTCGTAACTTTCTGCATTTCCCCAATGACTTGAAAAATCTAACAAAGCATGAAAACGAGCTAAAGGTGCAAAGCCCCTCAACTCATAGTCCTCCCAGAGAGCAATGCTTCCAGGAGGCTTGACTTCACCCTTGTTAATATCAAACCGCTTCATAAGTTCAAGATAAACACCAAAAAAATAAGACACAGCACTTCTACATTTTTCATCAGATCCATATACTTCTGCGtcatcaaaagtgctcaccagccACTCTGTAAACACAAGCAAAGCTGGAAAAAGGGGACAAGAGTCCAAGACATTTGCCTTCAAACATCTATCAGCGAGGCGTCCCATGAAAATGAATGTAGCAGTCAATGCCTCTTGTGTCAAATCAAACTGTTGTATAGCATTCTTGTCTTTTGAATCTCCTGCTTCTGGGCTTTTTATTAGATTCTCAATGACGAAGATAAATATAGAAACAACTTGAAGATTTCGAAAGGGACCACTTCTAGCTGAATCCATACGCTGATAGGACTCCGTTGCAGCTTTTAATTGTACATCATCTAGTGCCATCAAAACATCCAGCTCTTTTATACACGATGCAAAAGTAAAAGGGAACTCGTCCAAACTGCCTCACATTAAAAAGTGGCAGAAAGATCAGAAATCGTGTTTAACCTTTCAGGAGTGCATAAAAAGGCCATAGGTCTCCATATCACACAAAGCTTTAATCTCTGGCAATGAACAAAGAGATGATAATCTAACTACACAAAGTGGAACAGAATCTGAATAATTCAATGGTTAATTATTTGTACCCAAAAGAAGGGGAAAAAAAATCTCCCGGCTACCATTGATGAGGCAGAGATTCCCCACCAGGCTCAGCCAGGCCACTGTTCCTCATCAAGGCTGGGTCAAATTACCATCTCTacttaaattcttttttttttttttttttttaaaaagttcaACCAGAAATACCGAGACACATATCCATCCAGAAATGACAATATCTATAGTTTGCTGGCCAACAATCCAACAAATGTAATTTTCTTGTAACCCCAAATTTATTTCCAAATTAATGCAATTAGCAATGCAAAATCTTTTAACACTATAAGAAATTTTcacatgtttgtattgaatccaCCAAAATATCTCTCAGATTTCCGAAGTTCATTGCCAGTTTGAACATTCAATTTCATCTAAGATAGAAAAATTATCAAGGAAACTACATGCTAATGCAGGACATATGACTACTGTAGTCTATACTGAGCTTTGTAGTAATAGAGTGAGAAAAAAAATCCATGCAGGTTCCAAAAGGCATCCTAGCCAACTCTACAAGTAACAGAACTGACAACAATCATAAATGACGATTACATAACTGAATCTAGAAGAAACTAGGTTTCTAATAGAAAATTGTGCTTCAAGGAGTACCTGGATTTTAAGAAGAAGAAACTTATTGTTCTAATGAAAAGAGGCCATAAATGTGTTCCCCTCGAGCCTTCATCCCGAGCTTGTACCATCTTGCAATTTGATGCATCATTAGTTGATTGAGAATTGGTCTGGACAGTACTTTCAGATGGATTTAAGAAATCAAAGTGGGCCTCACTACAAAGGGAATGTAAATGATATGACCGGTTCTGCAAGATCATAAGAAGCAATAAAAAAGGCTAAGAATAAGCATCAACATCAATATCAATCTGTAgatgataaaatttataaatgagAGAAAGAAGAATTTGGATCTTACTCTTTCAAACAATAAAATAAGGTTGTTCCATGCATCAGGGAAAGGCTCCCTAACTGCCAAACTTCTTATGCAGTGGTACAAAGCTAGGAACTCGTCACCAACATATGTTGCCAACACTGCCAACTATAATGAACATTGTTGGTTATATGTACATGTAAAAACAGTGATTATAACATTCGCAGGCATACAAAATTTGAACATCCATGAAATTCTCAAATAAAAGAAGTAAATCTACAAGAGTTATCATGATAAGGAAATAGCCTTAAAATACCTGATTTTGGGGGTTCCCACTATGTGGCCAAATCTTTGTAGCTTCCAAGTAATGGGTGACTGCAACTGACCAGTTCTGGTTCTGCGTATCTGACATTTCACATTGCTCTCTATACCTAGCAAAATCCCCAAGACAAACTAGAAATCGATGGCATAAGAATTGCAGTTTCTGCATTTTCTTCGGTTCAACAGAAACAGCATTTCCACCCCTTCCACAGAAGGAAAAGTCTTCTGGGAGTCCATTATATCTTTTGATTTTTACAATCAAATTCTGATAAAATCTAGTTGCATCTGACAGAAATAACTTAAACCCTTCTAGATGATTGTCATTGCTTCTCTGTGCTGCAGCTACACTTTGTGTTGCCACGGATTTTATAACCTCTTCATTAGCAGAGCTTTTCTTTATTCTTTTACGAAATTCATCAATATGCCTATAGTGAAGCTTCCATAAAGAATATTCAACATCTTGAAGTTCTGCCACTTCACGATCATTAAGGATGATTTTCTCATAACTAGAACAAACTTTTTTGTACAAGGTTTGAACATCAGAGTGCATTATACCTTTGGtatggataaatgccagcaactGTTTTTCTACATTAGTAACCTAAAACCACCACAATTtcaagaataaaaaaaattaaacttgaaaaaataagaaatttttcTGTGCAGAATGAAGAATCCTATGCCAAAGGAATGCAGAAATTCACCTCGATAAGAAGATTTGGTTTTTCATTTTGATCCTTAAGGGGAACAAGTGAATTAGTATCCAAGATTGGAGTTGGAAAGCCTCTCTGGCCCGCCATTTGCTAGACACTGAAGGGGAAAATGTAAATCAACCACTAAATCTCAGTCCACGAAGATGAATATGAATAAAACCCAAATTAACAGAGGCAATCTAAACCACACAGTCTATTTCCAAAGTCCAAACTACAATAATACATCAAAGGCTGAATAGTCCTAAAATATCTCCAAGTTAATTAAACACAAGAATGAAATAGTTTTGATTTTGTTACTAATCCATCCTTTATAATAATTCAGCACAATAAAGATTGCAAAGGTTTAAATGAAAATAGCGAAAAAGAAGAAGCAGAAGATAtatagagaaagaaagagagagagaagggactcATTGCCGGAATAGTAACAAGAACTCTCATTGGTAACCAGCAGCATTGACTCGTACAGAATCCTTCGCATACATCTCATTAAAGAATAGTTCTTCCCTTAAAAGCATTCGAATTCACTCGAAAAAATTAATTTGGCACATGAAGCACCAAGTGAACTTTAAGCCATCTCATCATCTCCACTGTATTTAAAGTCGGAAAATTATGCTCCTGAAGTAAAATTTAGCAAAAGCCTAAACTTATAGAATCAATCCAAAGTTAAACAACCCATTACCGACactccaaattaaaaaaaaaaaaaaatgatcagCCATATTATCCACAAGCATTGGAAATTTGGAATATCAAGTAAActctataataaatttattaacagGAAGATTGGAATACAAgatcaatttgatttttttttttttaagcatacAACAGAATTAACTCAACCATAAGAAGATCATCATCTACacatacaagtatgaaagaagtaTTATACGAAGTCTAAAAGTGAGAAATGTTCAACTCTAGGTAATTAGTTGattaaacaaaggaaaaaaaaaacaacagaTTCTTTGCCACCTGAAAATTTTTGTGGGAAACAAACTACAAGTGAAATATAGAGAAAATCCAAACAAAATAAGACAAAACCAACAGTGAAAACCACGATAGCAACAGTGAGAGAAACCCACATGAAATTAAGCAACATGGAAAACTCCAAGCAAAGATTTGTTAACATTTGAGGATCATATGGAGAAGCGAAAGAAACAAAGAAAACAGAAGGACTGTTCCAGGAAACGGAAAAAGAAAAAGGTACCTGAAGAGCAAACAGAGTCACAGACCATCAACAGTATATGCTTTACCAAAGTTAGTAAGTTGCAGCCAATGTTTGAAGCTAAAATTGAGACCAAACCCACCAAGCAAAAACACAGAAactagagaaagagagagaaacgcGGGGATTGGAAGAAGCAGGAAAAGGTATATTGCTCTTCTGTTAAACGGACAAAGTAAAAGGTGGCTCACTatgagattttttttatatatataaatttttttttcttataacggAAAAAACAACTCTCTCTTATAGAATAATAATAAATCCAACAaaactaatcaaattaataaaaattattattatttacttcaATTGCATTAAATTGATAATATTTaacattaatatttataaattaatttaaaaatattttgattttaaaaataaaaataaattatgtgaATAATATTatagaataataaaataaagaaagagTGGAATAAACAAAAGGCTGGCCATTGTGATGATGATCATCATCAGTTTCTCTTGACTAAATGAAGAGGATCCCTTGCAATCTAAGCTAAGATCATCTTTTTGTCTTCAAACTTTATTGAGATGCCATTGCTAAAAGTTCATATTTTCAAGGTTTGTAACTGTTTTTTTTTCCCCTCCCTTTCCTTGCATTGATTGGAAACAAACAAAAAGATTGATctcctataaaaaaaaaaaatcataaaaattaagaTATATAAATACAAATTTGGTTTATTAAATAATTCAAAACTTGATGGATTTTGTTTATTTGTTGTTTAAAGTTTGAACTTTAAATTTACCAATTTGTAAATACAAATTTATCTATAATACCACTtttcaatttgaaaaaaaaaaaaagttgtttagggcatattgtATATATTGGATAAGAAATAAggcaaatttaattaatatagtgATATTAAACTATTTAAGTCATCGATAAGTGTTGGGGGTAATAGTAAAATTTACTGTAATTTTAGGAGAAGAATTTACGTTTGATATTTGGAGAATGTATTATTGAGAtggttaattataaatattaaaataattaattttatgtgAATTGTAAAATAAATATAGGAAAATagcctaatatttaaaaaaaaaaatgtgaagtGAGTCAAGAGGGATAGCTAGTTATCTATTAGAGGAAAATAGGTGGTGGGTGGTTGAGAGGTCATGTTTCTTTCAAATACTAACAAAAGTCATTGTCTGTGCTTATTCACACAACaacaaaattatttaagaattGAGAGGCAAATTATGAGAAACATGATTGGaattataatttgaatataactattcaaaatttttaaatgtgattaaataataactagaaatatttattattcaaatttttataattaaaatatattaaatttaatttaaattaatatatttaaattaatggtTTTTCAAGAATGATACTAAACGAATGATATGCTTGCTCATGTTATAATCAGATACCAAACTTATTAATTTAACTTAATTATGCCCACTAATTAGTTGGGACTCGATTATATGGTCTATCTACTAACaaatacaaataataataataataataataaatgcatTTGGTCAAGCTCAAAGAACCTAAAGagcatataatttaatatatctgTCCAAATAAGATGGTTAAGTTAACACTTGGATTATTTTATAATCATGAAAATATCCTAAAAATTAAATGTATAGCAAATAGTCAAGTTCTTCAATCAAGGGGTAAGAGAAGTTTCTATGGTGAAAGCGTGTACGCATCACACACGTAACGGACGACTCATGGGGGCCCTTTTCAGGACGATGACcagttttattattaaattaaattaaattaaatatgataatCAGGATTAATAGATGTTTTATGcagatatattataaatata
The Hevea brasiliensis isolate MT/VB/25A 57/8 chromosome 18, ASM3005281v1, whole genome shotgun sequence genome window above contains:
- the LOC110631532 gene encoding uncharacterized protein LOC110631532, giving the protein MENKQLDVSPAKAVLLGALAPGVNGPTRNTLKSAFLMLGSCLAVMLGLAFSSSDSSLILHVGFLVLIAATLFLLLSWFLSQIGLVSVEYQMREMDLLPDDHRK
- the LOC110631505 gene encoding nonsense-mediated mRNA decay factor SMG7-like produces the protein MAGQRGFPTPILDTNSLVPLKDQNEKPNLLIEVTNVEKQLLAFIHTKGIMHSDVQTLYKKVCSSYEKIILNDREVAELQDVEYSLWKLHYRHIDEFRKRIKKSSANEEVIKSVATQSVAAAQRSNDNHLEGFKLFLSDATRFYQNLIVKIKRYNGLPEDFSFCGRGGNAVSVEPKKMQKLQFLCHRFLVCLGDFARYREQCEMSDTQNQNWSVAVTHYLEATKIWPHSGNPQNQLAVLATYVGDEFLALYHCIRSLAVREPFPDAWNNLILLFERNRSYHLHSLCSEAHFDFLNPSESTVQTNSQSTNDASNCKMVQARDEGSRGTHLWPLFIRTISFFFLKSSLDEFPFTFASCIKELDVLMALDDVQLKAATESYQRMDSARSGPFRNLQVVSIFIFVIENLIKSPEAGDSKDKNAIQQFDLTQEALTATFIFMGRLADRCLKANVLDSCPLFPALLVFTEWLVSTFDDAEVYGSDEKCRSAVSYFFGVYLELMKRFDINKGEVKPPGSIALWEDYELRGFAPLARFHALLDFSSHWGNAESYECGTECRAQRIINAAIKIADRSNSNRNWICYDKSGRKFHVPESNKFPNRKETEKVEFPGTVEEKESGQHIHKVTEEAEKIEEKPSNSHVNSKSVAMEEEEVILFKPLTRYNSAPLYSAISANDQTTSEDRADLIVPADECLRRATSLLIAQNQAHGDPSAFHSDLTNFRRKPLQQQEPLVKDAVALPFSEASISSSGPPPFSTSIAAGPPSLNAWVLNRGTLKNDRAEGKREMNKMPPFEEIASASLNDLSISDSENSVTSSGHEAETMRNSSAYSALLPSAPFLPDDASWFNGIQSTFYDYDGSGNINRTNNFFDASQVSNYSNWPGSHQPLDYGLGIPGLMDGYPPVRRMTSSEWLRQYRENHNLERTTNHARPVHSYVAVNTGNFYGHDTSRSGLFDQFGAPLAAINPLIYEERPPLHSGFPSVYGTVDYRREKLYPGYQRPRPHGCGAVNEPEPLLQYLKEKEWLLQQDPTLRGPTYMGS